Within Acidimicrobiales bacterium, the genomic segment GTGTCATGACCGGCACGACTGTGCAGGTGCAGGACGGGGTCATCCGTGACCTCGACCCCAGGTCCGGTGAGCTGATCGCAGAGATTCCGGTCGGATCCGACGACGACGTGGACCTGGCCGTGCACGAGGCACGAGAGGCTTTCGAGTCCTGGAGTCGGCTGTCGTTTCGCCAGCGAGCAGAGCACTTGCTGCGTGTCCGGGACCTGATGCTCGACCGTGTCGACGCGTTGGTGGACACGATCTGTCGGGAGACGGGGAAGCTGCCGGCAGAGGCGGTGGCCACCGAACTGTTGGGTGCCTGTGAACTCATCGGTTTCTATGCCAAGAAGGGAGAGCGCTTCCTTCGCCCGAGGTCCGTGTCGCCCGGCTCTCTTCTACACAAGCGTTGCGAGGTCAGATACGAGCCGCGCGGCGTAGTGGGAGTGATCAGTCCTTGGAACTATCCGTTCATACTCTCGTTCACGCCGGTGGTCACGGCCTTGTTCGCGGGCAACACGGCGGTGCTGAAGCCGTCTGAGAAGACGCCTCTGGTCGGGATGGCGATAGGGGAACTCTTCGATGACGTCGGCGGTCATCGGGGGATAGTCAGGGTCGTTCCCGGTGACGGGTCGACCGGAGCAGCACTCGCCTCCGCGGACGTGCAGATGATCTGCTTCGTGGGGTCGGTCAGGACGGGCCGAAAGGTCATGCAGGCCGCGGCTGAGAGACTCACGCCGGTGATCCTGGAGCTGGGTGGGAAGGACCCGATGATCGTGTGCGCGGACGCCGACTTGGAGCGGGCTGCCAACGCGGCCGTGTGGGGAGCCTTCCAGAACTGCGGTCAGGCCTGCATGTCCGTCGAGCGTGTGTACGTGGAGGAGGCCGTGTACGAGCCTTTCGTGCAGAAGGTCTTGGAAAAGGCTCGAGGTGTCCGTCAGGGGGCGGGGCCCGGTTTCGACATCGGATCCATGACCTTCCCTCCGCAGATCGAGACCGTCAGGAGGCACGTGGAGGACGCTCTCGCCCGAGGAGCGAAGGTCCTGCTCGGAGGCTTTCCGGAGGAGAGCCGCAGGGGTCTGTGGTATCCGCCAACGGTCCTGGTCGACGTGGACCATTCCATGGCGATCATGCGTGAGGAGACGTTCGGTCCCGTGCTGCCGATCATGAAGGTCCGCGACCTCGACGAGGCCCTGCGACTGGCCAACGACAGCGAGTACGGGCTCGGCGCATCGGTGTTCACCAGATCGTCTGAAGTCGCAGACAACGTCGTTTCTGAGATTGAGTCCGGGAACGTCTGCGTGAACGACTGTCTCGTCAACTACGGCATCCACGCCCTTCCTTACGGCGGTGTGAAGCACTCGGGCTTCGGTCGGGTCCACGGTGAGGAAGGGTTGCGACAGTTCTGCGTCACCAAGGCGGTGGTCAAGGACAGAGGGTGGCTCCGCAGAGAGCCGCACTGGTATCCCATCCCGCGCTGGCTCCACGGTGCCGTGACGCGGGTGTTGCGACTTCAGTACAGGCGTGGGCTGAGGAACAAGCTGAAGGCCCTCCTGCCTTGAACCCTGTTTCCGCCGACCTCAGATTCGCTTGGCCCCGGGGCGCGTCACGTCGACCTGCCAGGATGTCGCCGTCCTGATCCCCGAGTCGGGATCGAGAACGTCGTCCAGGTGGCGGAAATGTGTGACCCAGCGGTCGGGTTGCACCTCACACGTCACATATCCCCGGCGTGTCGCGTCTGCCCAGTGGACCCAGGGGTACTGGGTGACCATAGGGCCGACTGCCTCGGCGAGACCCTCGGGGAACAGGGAAGAAATGGAGGTGCCTACGAACTCGGTAGCCACCGGTTCTCCTTCCCGTCCCTCGGGATCGAGATAAAGGTCTGCCACACCAGACGCGTGTATGTCGCCGGTGAGCACGACCGTGTTGGTGCGATCGGCTGCACCCTGGAACATCTCGAGAACCTTGAGACGCTCCGCAGCGTAACCGTCCCACTGGTCTAGGTTCAGCATGCCGACGATCGGCATCGGCGCCATGATCGTCTGCTGGCCTACCGCCGTCCACAGTGTGTTCGTCTCGGAGAAGACCTCCTTCAGCCATCGGAGCTGGCCGGAGCCGAGCATCGTTCGGCCCGACTCATTTTCTTCTCCACATGGCTTGCCTAGGTCGAAGTCGTACCCGCAAGGCTGGTCGTCGCGATACTGTCGGCCGTCGAGCACGAGGACACGTGCGAGATCACCCCATGTGATGTCGCGGTAGATCCGCAATCTACCGTCGCGTGGAGGTTCCGAGCGGATCGGCATGTGCTCCCACCACACCTCGTACGCGTCGGCACGTCGGCGGGCGAACTCCTCGGGCGGAGAGCCGTTCTCGTCTTGGAGTCCTGCGTAGTTGTTCTCCACCTCGTGGTCGTCCCACGTCACGAGCCAGGGAAACTTCGCGCGGGCGGCTTGGAGGTTCTGGTCGCTCAGGTATTGGCCGTAGCGGACCCTGTACTGTCCGGCGTCCTTTGGTTCGGGCCCGTGGTGGAGGCGGGCGCGGCCGGGAAAGGGGTCGGTCTCGTATATGAAGTCGCCGAGGAACACGATCAGATCGAGGTTTTCGTCGGCCGCGTGTCGCCAAGCGGCCCAATGGCCGTCCTCCCAGTTCTGGCATGAGGCGAAAGCCAGCCTCATGCGGTCGGGGGTGGTGCCCGGAGCGGGTGCCGTCGTGGTGCGGCCCACCCGGCTCACGTGTTCTCCGATTCGGAACCGGTAGAAGTACCGGTGCCCCGGTTCGAGTCCATCCACGTCGACGTGGACACTGTGTCCGTGTTCGAGCGGGGCGCGGGCGAGACCTCGCCGCACCACTCGCCTGAAGTCCGAGTCCTCGGCCACTTCCCAGAGGACCTCGAAGTCGTCCTCCGGCATTCCGCCGCCTTCGAGGGGATCTGGGGCCAGTCTCGTCCAAATCACCACCCTGTCGGGCAGCGGATCGCCCGACGCGACACCGAGCGCGAAAGGCGAGGCCTTTAGGCGAGGAGCCGGCGGAACGCGCAGCGAAGTGGTGGTGGCTCGACGACTGCCGCTTCCCCCTTCGGTGCCACCTGAGCACGCGACGAGGATGCCGCCCGCCACGAGGCCGATGAAACTGCGTCGGTCGATCAAACCCGCCATGACGTGTGAACTTAGCTCGCGCGCTGCGTGCCGACCTTCAGCTCACGGAACGGCACGTCCTTGTCCACACGAGGTTCTGGCGGGAGTCCGAGAACCCTGTCGGCGATGATGTTCTTCTGTATCTCGTCTGTGCCCCCGTAGATGGACACTGCGGGGGAGAAGAGGGCCATCTCGGTGACGATCCCACCGAGGGGCGCGTCCTTGCCGTGCAGGGTGCCCGCCGGCCCGAGGATGCGCAGACCCAAGTCCCTCGAGAGGCGGGTGATCTGGCTCATCAGCAGCTTGGCGATGTTGGCCTCGGCTCCGGGAGCTCTCCCTCTCTTGCGATCGGCCTTCGCTCTCAGAGTGTTGTACCGGGCTATCTCGTCGAGGATGTATAGCCGCATCAGATCCTGTCGGATGGTGGGATCGGCGGTACGGGCGAAACCCTTTGCGAGGTCGATCATCATGCGGGCACCGCGGGCGTTCATCGCGGCCTGCCCGCCCGCGGGTCGGTCTTGGACGAAGTCTCCGGCGCGCCTCTCGAGGTGTCCGGCCTTGGTGCCCGGAAGGGCCCCACCTCTGGTTGCCGCGGCGCCGGCTCCGAGGCCGACCCGTTCGTTGGCCAACGTCGTCAGCGCCACCGCCCAGCCGTTGTTGAGCCCCCCGATCAGGTCCTCGTCCCGCACACGTGCCTCGGTTATGAAGACCTCGTTGAACAGAGCGCGGCCGGTCATCTCCTTCAACGGTCGAATCTCCACTCCGTCCTGGTCCATGGGAAATGCGAACCAAGAGATGCCCCTGTGCTTGGGCACGTCCGGGTCCGTGCGGGCGAGGAGCATTCCGAGATCTGCGATCTGGGCGCCAGACGTCCACACCTTCTGGCCGGTGATGATCCACTCGTCACCGTCGCGGACGGCCTTGGTCTGCAATCCGGCCAGGTCCGAGCCCGCTCCCGGCTCGCTGAAGAGCTGACACCAAGCCTTCCGCCCCTTGACTATGTCCTCGAGGAAGCGCTTCTTCTGCTCCTCGTTTCCGTGTGCGAGGATCGTGGGTCCTGCGAGCATCATGCCGAGGCCGGTGGGCGGACCCAGGGCACCGTGATCCGAGATGATCTGAGCAACCCTGTTCGCTTCCGATCGGGTCAGGCCCCTTCCGAACCACTCTTCCGGCCAGGTGGGGGCAGCCCAGCCGG encodes:
- a CDS encoding aldehyde dehydrogenase gives rise to the protein MTGTTVQVQDGVIRDLDPRSGELIAEIPVGSDDDVDLAVHEAREAFESWSRLSFRQRAEHLLRVRDLMLDRVDALVDTICRETGKLPAEAVATELLGACELIGFYAKKGERFLRPRSVSPGSLLHKRCEVRYEPRGVVGVISPWNYPFILSFTPVVTALFAGNTAVLKPSEKTPLVGMAIGELFDDVGGHRGIVRVVPGDGSTGAALASADVQMICFVGSVRTGRKVMQAAAERLTPVILELGGKDPMIVCADADLERAANAAVWGAFQNCGQACMSVERVYVEEAVYEPFVQKVLEKARGVRQGAGPGFDIGSMTFPPQIETVRRHVEDALARGAKVLLGGFPEESRRGLWYPPTVLVDVDHSMAIMREETFGPVLPIMKVRDLDEALRLANDSEYGLGASVFTRSSEVADNVVSEIESGNVCVNDCLVNYGIHALPYGGVKHSGFGRVHGEEGLRQFCVTKAVVKDRGWLRREPHWYPIPRWLHGAVTRVLRLQYRRGLRNKLKALLP
- a CDS encoding alkaline phosphatase; its protein translation is MAGLIDRRSFIGLVAGGILVACSGGTEGGSGSRRATTTSLRVPPAPRLKASPFALGVASGDPLPDRVVIWTRLAPDPLEGGGMPEDDFEVLWEVAEDSDFRRVVRRGLARAPLEHGHSVHVDVDGLEPGHRYFYRFRIGEHVSRVGRTTTAPAPGTTPDRMRLAFASCQNWEDGHWAAWRHAADENLDLIVFLGDFIYETDPFPGRARLHHGPEPKDAGQYRVRYGQYLSDQNLQAARAKFPWLVTWDDHEVENNYAGLQDENGSPPEEFARRRADAYEVWWEHMPIRSEPPRDGRLRIYRDITWGDLARVLVLDGRQYRDDQPCGYDFDLGKPCGEENESGRTMLGSGQLRWLKEVFSETNTLWTAVGQQTIMAPMPIVGMLNLDQWDGYAAERLKVLEMFQGAADRTNTVVLTGDIHASGVADLYLDPEGREGEPVATEFVGTSISSLFPEGLAEAVGPMVTQYPWVHWADATRRGYVTCEVQPDRWVTHFRHLDDVLDPDSGIRTATSWQVDVTRPGAKRI
- the acd gene encoding acyl-CoA dehydrogenase gives rise to the protein MSESTSVTEREAPEFERELSDWLARKWNPDLTVAEWWDELAESGWAAPTWPEEWFGRGLTRSEANRVAQIISDHGALGPPTGLGMMLAGPTILAHGNEEQKKRFLEDIVKGRKAWCQLFSEPGAGSDLAGLQTKAVRDGDEWIITGQKVWTSGAQIADLGMLLARTDPDVPKHRGISWFAFPMDQDGVEIRPLKEMTGRALFNEVFITEARVRDEDLIGGLNNGWAVALTTLANERVGLGAGAAATRGGALPGTKAGHLERRAGDFVQDRPAGGQAAMNARGARMMIDLAKGFARTADPTIRQDLMRLYILDEIARYNTLRAKADRKRGRAPGAEANIAKLLMSQITRLSRDLGLRILGPAGTLHGKDAPLGGIVTEMALFSPAVSIYGGTDEIQKNIIADRVLGLPPEPRVDKDVPFRELKVGTQRAS